In Nonomuraea sp. NBC_00507, the following are encoded in one genomic region:
- a CDS encoding IclR family transcriptional regulator: protein MTRSLRILEAVAQQQPVTVGELAKHFGLPKSTVQRTLVTLHEAGWLRASRGDTTRWEIGARVLAVRPAALQGASLFAAAREPMERVRDEVNETVHLSVLDGLQGMVVVDRVDCDRAVRTFIEIGGTSPLHATAVGQAVLAHLRANDVNEVVARGLESYGEATVTDPDELRAKLAQVRSDGYAVNRNQYRADVCAIAAPILEADGTPLAAVAVSMPDSRFDEDRLPELGRLVAETAAEITARRLSR, encoded by the coding sequence GTGACGCGCAGCCTCCGGATCCTGGAAGCCGTCGCACAGCAGCAGCCGGTGACCGTGGGGGAGCTGGCCAAGCACTTCGGTCTCCCCAAATCGACGGTGCAGCGCACGCTGGTGACGCTGCACGAGGCCGGATGGCTGCGGGCCAGCCGGGGCGACACGACGCGGTGGGAGATCGGCGCGCGGGTGCTGGCCGTCCGCCCTGCCGCGCTGCAGGGCGCGAGCCTGTTCGCCGCCGCGCGCGAGCCCATGGAGCGCGTGCGTGACGAGGTCAACGAGACCGTCCACTTGTCGGTGCTCGACGGGCTGCAGGGCATGGTCGTGGTCGACCGTGTCGATTGCGATCGAGCGGTGCGCACGTTCATCGAGATCGGCGGCACCTCGCCGCTGCACGCGACCGCGGTCGGCCAGGCGGTGCTCGCCCACCTGCGCGCGAACGACGTGAACGAGGTCGTCGCGCGCGGGCTGGAGAGCTACGGTGAGGCGACCGTCACCGACCCCGACGAGCTGCGCGCCAAGCTGGCACAGGTGCGGAGCGACGGGTACGCGGTCAACCGCAACCAGTACCGTGCGGACGTCTGCGCCATCGCCGCGCCCATCCTGGAGGCGGACGGCACGCCGCTCGCCGCGGTGGCGGTGTCCATGCCGGACTCGCGCTTCGACGAGGACCGGCTGCCCGAGCTGGGCCGCCTGGTCGCCGAGACGGCGGCGGAGATCACCGCCCGCCGGCTCAGCCGGTGA
- a CDS encoding ABC transporter ATP-binding protein, which translates to MAEFGVAGPSVEVAGAKPATSTGKPLSVVALRKTYGDVVAVDEASMEIAAGEFVTFLGASGSGKTTTLMMIAGFCEPDSGTITVGDRDVTRLAPQKRNLGFVFQQYLLFPHMTVGENVAFPLQLRGVPKDEIRRRVGQTLEIAGLSGFGGRKPRELSGGQQQRVALCRALVYRPPVILMDEPLGALDKKLRDQLQVEIKTIQQELGLTVIYVTHDQEEALVLSDRIAVMRNGRIEQFDTPRELFERPKTPFVADFLGAANFLPGRVEQQSDAHTLVRLDRSGGLLKARRHELAAGVPVKVAVQPGRLRVCAPDDGFCTGTVESATYVGSVVRAGVRINGAEAPLLRLEAPAKNGPVAGERVGICADPDDVNLFPSEQDG; encoded by the coding sequence GTGGCTGAGTTCGGTGTGGCCGGACCCTCCGTCGAGGTGGCCGGCGCCAAGCCGGCCACCTCGACCGGCAAACCGCTGTCGGTAGTGGCCCTGCGCAAGACGTACGGGGACGTCGTCGCCGTCGACGAAGCGTCCATGGAGATCGCCGCCGGGGAGTTCGTCACCTTCCTCGGCGCCTCCGGGTCGGGTAAGACCACGACCCTGATGATGATCGCCGGTTTCTGCGAGCCGGATTCCGGCACCATCACCGTCGGGGACCGCGACGTGACCCGGCTGGCCCCGCAGAAGCGAAACCTCGGTTTCGTGTTCCAGCAGTACCTGCTCTTCCCGCACATGACCGTCGGCGAGAACGTCGCGTTCCCGCTGCAGCTGCGTGGCGTGCCCAAGGACGAGATCCGCAGGCGGGTCGGGCAGACGCTGGAGATCGCGGGCCTGTCCGGGTTCGGCGGCCGCAAGCCGCGCGAGCTGTCCGGCGGGCAGCAACAGCGGGTGGCCCTGTGTCGTGCGCTGGTCTACCGGCCGCCGGTCATCCTCATGGACGAGCCGCTGGGCGCGCTGGACAAGAAGCTGCGCGACCAGCTCCAGGTGGAGATCAAGACCATCCAGCAGGAACTCGGCCTGACCGTCATCTACGTGACGCACGACCAGGAAGAAGCGCTGGTCCTGTCCGACCGCATCGCGGTGATGCGCAACGGCAGGATCGAGCAGTTCGACACCCCGCGGGAGCTGTTCGAGCGGCCGAAGACGCCCTTCGTCGCCGACTTCCTGGGCGCGGCCAACTTCCTGCCCGGCCGCGTGGAACAGCAGAGCGACGCGCACACCCTGGTCCGCCTGGACCGCAGCGGGGGCCTGCTGAAGGCACGGCGCCACGAGCTGGCCGCCGGTGTCCCGGTCAAGGTCGCCGTCCAGCCGGGCCGGCTGCGGGTGTGCGCACCGGATGACGGCTTTTGTACCGGCACGGTGGAGAGCGCGACGTACGTGGGCAGTGTGGTGCGTGCCGGCGTTCGGATCAACGGCGCCGAGGCCCCGCTGCTGCGCCTGGAAGCACCGGCCAAGAACGGACCCGTCGCCGGCGAGCGGGTCGGCATCTGCGCCGATCCCGACGACGTCAACCTCTTCCCCAGCGAACAGGACGGGTGA
- the solA gene encoding N-methyl-L-tryptophan oxidase codes for MAARKRVAVVGVGTMGSQAAWRLAARGAEVVGYDRFAPGHDRSAAGGETRIFRSAHFEDSRYVPLLKHADALWERLQQETCRELRRLTGCLLMGPTEHHQMATVLESIAEHDLDHEVIDAEALAKRFPQYRLEDGDAAVLDRRAGLIRPELTVQTAARRAEQLGARIHRYTPVREITPVAGGVEVSTDSGSERFDAVVVTVGPWVNDLLPDLPWEVDIRRLISAWYVPTTDAWFGEERPAFIRTAPTHCYGLPSPDGVSVKVGLSRDLHRPAGDPNALDRTVQPEELEIFTELLRRHLPDLHPDPTRLSVYMEGYTESSRPLVGPLPGAGNENVILLAGFSGHGFKLSPAFGDIAADLALDGTSSQPIDFVSTVGRTAA; via the coding sequence GTGGCAGCCAGGAAGCGCGTCGCGGTCGTCGGCGTCGGGACGATGGGCAGCCAGGCCGCCTGGCGGCTGGCCGCCCGCGGGGCCGAGGTCGTCGGATACGACCGTTTCGCCCCTGGCCACGACCGCAGCGCCGCGGGCGGCGAGACGCGGATCTTCCGCAGCGCCCACTTCGAGGACTCCCGGTACGTGCCGCTGCTCAAGCACGCCGACGCCCTGTGGGAGCGGCTTCAGCAGGAGACCTGCCGCGAGCTGCGCCGCCTGACCGGATGCCTGCTGATGGGGCCGACCGAGCACCACCAGATGGCCACCGTCCTCGAGTCCATCGCCGAGCACGACCTCGACCACGAGGTGATCGACGCCGAGGCGCTGGCCAAGCGCTTCCCTCAATACCGTCTGGAGGACGGTGACGCCGCCGTGCTCGACCGCCGCGCGGGCCTCATCCGGCCCGAGCTGACGGTCCAGACCGCGGCCCGCCGCGCCGAGCAGCTGGGTGCCCGCATCCACCGCTACACGCCAGTGCGGGAGATCACCCCGGTTGCCGGAGGGGTCGAGGTCAGCACCGACTCCGGCAGCGAGCGCTTCGACGCGGTCGTCGTCACCGTCGGCCCCTGGGTGAACGACCTCCTCCCCGACCTGCCGTGGGAAGTGGACATCCGCCGCCTCATCAGCGCCTGGTACGTGCCCACCACCGACGCCTGGTTCGGCGAGGAGCGCCCCGCCTTCATCCGTACGGCGCCCACGCACTGCTACGGCCTGCCCTCCCCGGACGGCGTCTCCGTCAAGGTCGGGCTCTCGCGCGACCTGCACCGCCCGGCCGGCGACCCCAACGCGCTGGACCGCACCGTCCAGCCGGAGGAACTGGAGATCTTCACCGAACTCCTCCGCCGCCACCTGCCGGACCTGCACCCGGACCCGACCCGCCTGTCCGTCTACATGGAGGGCTACACCGAGAGCAGCCGACCGCTGGTCGGCCCGCTGCCCGGCGCCGGCAACGAGAACGTGATCCTGCTCGCCGGGTTCTCCGGCCACGGCTTCAAGCTCTCGCCCGCCTTCGGCGACATCGCCGCCGACCTGGCGCTGGACGGCACCTCCTCCCAGCCCATCGACTTCGTGTCGACCGTGGGCCGCACCGCGGCTTGA
- a CDS encoding ABC transporter permease: MIGLRSTLAGRIALTTFATVILLFLALPIVVIIVTSFSKSAFAAFPPDSWSLGWYQALFADGSKWPGALSLSALIASISTVFSLIIGVTAATALTRSELPLRSAVYALVLGPLVIPHIVTALGLFLLFEPAAMLGSPLAIALGHTVMASPIAVLILIATLRGIDERLEDAAASMGAGRLTIARRITFPLAAPGMVAAAIFSFITSFDDFYVSQFLSSVGTLTLPVQIYNSLMFDIDPSVTAVSALLIAFAVLALVLVGLVRWLGSGRQNALLSVETATTLGAPGEEAL; this comes from the coding sequence ATGATCGGACTGCGCAGCACCCTCGCCGGGCGGATCGCGCTGACCACGTTCGCCACCGTGATCCTGCTGTTCCTGGCGCTGCCGATCGTCGTGATCATCGTCACCTCGTTCAGCAAAAGCGCCTTCGCAGCGTTCCCGCCGGACTCCTGGTCGCTCGGCTGGTACCAGGCGCTGTTCGCCGACGGCAGCAAATGGCCGGGCGCGCTGTCACTGAGCGCCCTCATCGCCTCGATCAGCACCGTGTTCTCACTGATCATCGGCGTGACCGCGGCGACCGCGCTGACCCGCAGCGAACTGCCGCTGCGCTCCGCGGTCTACGCCCTGGTCCTGGGGCCGCTGGTCATCCCGCACATCGTCACCGCCCTGGGCCTGTTCCTGCTCTTCGAACCCGCCGCGATGCTGGGCAGCCCGCTCGCGATCGCCCTGGGGCACACCGTGATGGCCTCGCCGATCGCGGTACTGATCCTCATCGCGACACTGCGCGGGATCGACGAACGCCTGGAGGACGCCGCGGCGAGCATGGGAGCGGGCCGCCTGACGATCGCCCGGCGGATCACCTTCCCCCTGGCCGCACCGGGGATGGTCGCGGCGGCGATCTTCTCCTTCATCACCAGTTTCGACGATTTCTACGTCTCCCAGTTCCTGTCCTCCGTCGGCACCCTCACCCTGCCGGTGCAGATCTACAACTCCCTGATGTTCGACATCGACCCCAGCGTGACCGCGGTCAGCGCGCTGCTGATCGCCTTCGCCGTCCTCGCCCTCGTGCTGGTCGGGCTGGTGCGCTGGCTCGGCTCCGGCCGGCAGAACGCCCTGCTGTCGGTCGAAACCGCCACGACCCTCGGTGCTCCGGGCGAGGAGGCGCTGTGA
- the solA gene encoding N-methyl-L-tryptophan oxidase yields the protein MATRKRVAVVGTGTVGSQAAWRLAARGAEVVAYDRFAPGHDRSAAGGETRVFRSVQTDDGRYVPLVRHADALWKQLQAETGRELRRLTGCLFMGPADDPEMRTIMDVIAEHGLDHELIDAEALAKRFPQFRVDDGDLAVLDPHAGYIRPELSVQTAARRAEELGARIRRYTPVREINPVGGGGVEIRTDGDTERFDAAVVTPGPWVGDLLPDLPWEVSVYRAISAWFLPNEEHHAGDERPAFIRRGGIPFYGIPSPDGLSVKLGLPQAHHRPVDDPNRLERAVAPEELEIFTEIVRRHLPGLNPNPVRLAAFMEGYTGSTRPLVGPLPGCDDIVLLAGFSGQGFKMSPAMGDLAADLALDGHTDLPIEFMTTLGRTAA from the coding sequence ATGGCCACGAGGAAACGTGTCGCCGTCGTCGGGACTGGCACGGTGGGCAGCCAGGCCGCCTGGCGGCTGGCGGCCCGGGGCGCCGAGGTCGTCGCCTACGACCGCTTCGCCCCCGGCCACGACCGCAGCGCCGCCGGCGGTGAGACCCGGGTCTTCCGTAGCGTGCAGACCGATGACGGCCGGTACGTGCCGCTCGTCCGGCACGCCGACGCTCTCTGGAAGCAGTTGCAGGCGGAGACCGGCCGGGAGCTGCGCCGGCTCACGGGATGCCTGTTCATGGGACCGGCCGACGACCCCGAGATGCGCACCATCATGGACGTCATCGCCGAGCACGGCCTCGACCACGAGCTGATCGACGCCGAGGCGCTGGCCAAGCGTTTTCCGCAGTTCCGCGTCGACGACGGCGACCTGGCGGTTCTCGACCCCCACGCGGGTTACATCCGCCCGGAGCTGTCGGTCCAGACCGCGGCCCGCCGCGCCGAGGAACTGGGTGCCCGGATCCGCCGCTACACCCCGGTGAGGGAGATCAACCCGGTCGGCGGGGGAGGCGTGGAGATCCGCACGGACGGCGACACCGAACGTTTCGACGCCGCGGTGGTCACTCCGGGCCCTTGGGTGGGCGACCTGCTGCCCGACCTGCCGTGGGAGGTGAGCGTCTACCGCGCGATCAGCGCCTGGTTCCTGCCCAATGAGGAACACCATGCCGGCGACGAGCGCCCTGCCTTCATCCGCAGGGGCGGCATCCCCTTCTACGGGATCCCCTCCCCCGACGGCCTCTCCGTCAAGCTCGGCCTGCCCCAGGCCCACCACCGGCCCGTGGACGACCCGAACCGGCTGGAGAGGGCCGTCGCGCCGGAGGAGCTGGAGATCTTCACGGAGATCGTGCGGCGCCACCTGCCAGGCCTGAACCCCAACCCGGTGCGGCTCGCCGCCTTCATGGAGGGCTACACCGGCAGCACGCGCCCGCTGGTCGGCCCGCTGCCAGGGTGCGACGACATCGTGCTGCTGGCCGGCTTCTCCGGCCAGGGATTCAAGATGTCGCCCGCCATGGGCGACCTCGCCGCCGACCTGGCCCTGGACGGCCACACCGACCTGCCCATCGAGTTCATGACGACCCTCGGCCGCACGGCCGCCTGA
- a CDS encoding ABC transporter permease — protein MAATLAGAPARPRRLLASRRTRIGILYALPAVLYLLALFVYPIFSTLLLSVKDLDGALTLHWYADALTGVNLSVLFTTLRISAETALFSLVIGFVLANAISRLRPLVAALAMLIVVVPHFISALVRTYGWIIMLGDKGLVNQVLVSLGAAGAPYRLLYNEIGVVIGTTAVMLPYTVLLLYGVMRGVDRRLLAAAASMGAGRLVIFRRVYLPLVAPGLATAGLLSFILSLGYYITPALMGGPNQTMIASLINQQVMKQNQWNGAAAEGVILLLLTFAGLLLVKLVSSLGEAKKRSAS, from the coding sequence ATGGCCGCCACCCTCGCCGGCGCCCCCGCCCGTCCCCGCCGGCTGCTGGCCTCCCGCAGGACCCGGATCGGCATCCTCTACGCCCTGCCGGCCGTGCTCTACCTGCTGGCGCTGTTCGTCTACCCGATCTTCAGCACGCTGCTGCTCAGCGTGAAGGACCTCGACGGGGCCCTGACGCTGCACTGGTACGCCGACGCGCTGACGGGCGTGAACCTGTCCGTGCTGTTCACCACGCTGCGGATCTCCGCCGAGACGGCGCTGTTCAGCCTGGTCATCGGGTTCGTCCTGGCGAACGCGATCTCCCGGCTGCGGCCCCTGGTGGCCGCCCTGGCCATGCTGATCGTCGTCGTCCCGCACTTCATCAGCGCCCTGGTGCGCACCTACGGATGGATCATCATGCTCGGCGACAAGGGCCTGGTGAACCAGGTGCTTGTCAGCCTGGGGGCGGCCGGGGCGCCGTACCGGCTGCTCTACAACGAGATCGGCGTGGTCATCGGCACCACCGCGGTGATGCTGCCCTACACCGTGCTGCTGCTGTACGGCGTGATGCGGGGCGTGGACCGCCGACTGCTCGCCGCCGCGGCCAGCATGGGGGCCGGCCGCCTGGTCATCTTCCGCCGGGTCTACCTTCCCCTGGTCGCTCCCGGACTGGCCACGGCCGGACTGCTCAGCTTCATCCTCTCGCTCGGCTACTACATCACCCCGGCCCTGATGGGCGGCCCCAACCAGACGATGATCGCCTCCCTCATCAACCAGCAGGTGATGAAGCAGAACCAGTGGAACGGGGCGGCCGCCGAGGGCGTCATCCTGCTGCTGCTGACCTTCGCCGGTCTGCTCCTGGTCAAGCTCGTCAGCTCTCTCGGCGAGGCGAAGAAGAGGAGCGCATCATGA
- a CDS encoding aminotransferase class III-fold pyridoxal phosphate-dependent enzyme: protein MNATQAAERHLLLNMTANGSFGEGGKELFVVTRGDGPYVYDSAGTRYIDGMSGLYCAQLGYGYAGEIAEAAERQLRELCYSPLWTASAHPAALELARRLAGLAPDGMEHTFFSSGGAEAVETAWKIVRRYHVLRGEPGRTKALARRGAYHGLTLGALSFTDHPELKEPYGPPAVPTTFVANTNRALLPEPLDDAAFTAHLLADAESAILGAGPENVAMFIAEPVQNRGGCIPPPAGYWEGLRRLADQYGFLLVADEVITGFGRLGEWFGGDRYGARPDLITLAKGITAGYAPMGATMVSTRVAEVLNRPGEVLNHGYTFSGHPLCAAIALRALDIMERDRVLDNVRAHQEHLAKRMIALGALPIVADVRGAGYFYAVELAGDREDGAFSEPARAALIHDLIPRRLREAGLLARVYDRAAPLVQIAPPLIAEADLLDLIADIIAATLDEASDRLISFER, encoded by the coding sequence GTGAACGCCACCCAGGCAGCGGAGCGTCACCTGCTGCTCAACATGACCGCGAACGGCTCGTTCGGCGAGGGCGGCAAGGAGCTGTTCGTCGTGACCCGTGGCGACGGCCCCTACGTGTACGACTCGGCCGGCACCCGCTACATCGACGGCATGTCCGGGCTCTACTGCGCCCAACTCGGCTACGGCTACGCCGGCGAGATCGCCGAGGCGGCCGAGCGGCAACTGCGCGAGCTGTGCTACAGCCCCCTGTGGACCGCCTCCGCGCACCCGGCGGCCCTGGAACTGGCCAGGCGGCTCGCCGGCCTCGCCCCTGACGGGATGGAGCACACGTTCTTCAGCAGCGGCGGCGCCGAAGCCGTCGAGACCGCCTGGAAGATCGTGCGCCGCTACCACGTGCTGCGCGGCGAGCCCGGCCGGACCAAGGCGCTGGCCAGGCGCGGCGCCTACCACGGGCTCACCCTGGGCGCCCTGTCGTTCACCGACCACCCCGAGCTCAAGGAGCCGTACGGTCCCCCCGCCGTGCCGACCACGTTCGTCGCCAACACCAACCGTGCCCTGTTGCCGGAGCCGCTGGACGACGCCGCGTTCACAGCCCACCTGCTCGCGGACGCCGAGTCCGCGATCCTAGGGGCGGGCCCGGAGAACGTCGCGATGTTCATCGCCGAGCCGGTGCAGAACCGCGGCGGCTGCATCCCCCCGCCCGCGGGCTACTGGGAAGGGCTGCGCCGCCTGGCCGACCAGTACGGGTTCCTGCTCGTCGCCGACGAGGTCATCACCGGGTTCGGCCGGCTCGGCGAGTGGTTCGGCGGCGACCGCTACGGCGCCCGGCCCGACCTGATCACCCTGGCCAAGGGCATCACGGCCGGCTACGCACCGATGGGCGCCACCATGGTCAGCACCCGCGTCGCCGAGGTGCTGAACCGGCCGGGCGAGGTGCTCAATCACGGCTACACCTTCTCCGGGCACCCGCTGTGCGCCGCCATCGCGCTGCGCGCCCTCGACATCATGGAACGCGACCGGGTGCTGGACAACGTCCGCGCCCACCAGGAGCACCTGGCCAAGCGCATGATCGCGCTCGGCGCCCTGCCGATCGTCGCCGACGTGCGCGGCGCAGGCTACTTCTACGCCGTCGAGCTGGCCGGCGACCGCGAGGACGGCGCATTCAGCGAGCCGGCGCGGGCGGCGCTCATCCACGACCTCATCCCACGCCGGCTGCGCGAGGCAGGCTTGCTGGCCCGCGTCTACGACCGGGCCGCCCCGCTGGTTCAGATCGCCCCACCGCTGATCGCCGAAGCCGACCTGCTCGATCTGATCGCCGACATCATCGCCGCCACACTCGACGAGGCGTCGGACCGGCTCATTTCCTTCGAAAGGTAG
- a CDS encoding succinylglutamate desuccinylase/aspartoacylase family protein, with amino-acid sequence MTWTIAILTAEPGAKTSGTVTVDLGTTTADVPLILVHGSRPGPTVVITGGVHGGEFAGIAAAAQLAAGLQPDDVLGRIAICPVANPPAAYGGRLNVSPLDGVNINRVFPGDPAGGPTERMAAWLFEHLITGADAYADLHSGGIDQTLLDFVGYRLTGDDALDASNRAMAHAVGYEHVVFGRSAEGGNSHAAANRLGIPAVLIETGQRGDRDPATVRTLLDALHRLLNHLGAIDGPAPAPTATPREWVWTGDVESPAAGLWYPDAVTGDEVTEGQAIGRIVDPVDGAEHKVTATATGTIIYGMNGLTVVPGTELAAIAVLA; translated from the coding sequence ATGACCTGGACCATCGCCATCCTGACCGCAGAACCCGGCGCCAAGACCAGCGGCACCGTCACCGTGGACCTTGGCACGACCACCGCCGACGTCCCGCTGATCCTCGTCCACGGATCCCGTCCCGGCCCCACCGTGGTCATCACCGGCGGGGTGCACGGCGGCGAGTTCGCCGGGATCGCCGCCGCCGCTCAGCTCGCGGCCGGGCTCCAGCCTGACGACGTGCTCGGCCGGATCGCGATCTGCCCCGTCGCCAACCCGCCCGCCGCATACGGGGGCCGCCTCAACGTCTCGCCGCTCGACGGCGTCAACATCAATCGGGTCTTCCCCGGCGACCCCGCCGGCGGGCCGACCGAGCGGATGGCCGCCTGGCTGTTCGAGCACCTCATCACCGGCGCCGACGCCTACGCCGACCTGCACAGCGGTGGCATCGACCAGACCCTGCTCGACTTCGTCGGCTACCGCCTCACCGGCGACGACGCCCTCGACGCCAGCAACCGCGCGATGGCCCACGCCGTGGGCTACGAGCATGTCGTGTTCGGCCGCTCCGCCGAGGGCGGCAACAGCCACGCCGCCGCCAACCGCCTCGGCATCCCCGCCGTCCTCATCGAGACCGGCCAGCGCGGCGACCGCGACCCGGCCACCGTGCGGACCCTGCTGGACGCCCTGCACCGGCTGCTGAACCACCTCGGGGCCATCGACGGACCGGCTCCCGCGCCGACGGCCACGCCACGCGAATGGGTGTGGACGGGTGACGTCGAATCACCCGCGGCCGGCCTGTGGTACCCCGACGCCGTCACCGGCGACGAGGTCACCGAAGGACAGGCCATCGGCCGGATCGTCGACCCCGTCGACGGCGCCGAGCACAAGGTCACCGCCACGGCCACCGGAACGATCATCTACGGCATGAACGGCCTCACCGTCGTCCCCGGCACCGAGCTTGCGGCCATCGCCGTCCTCGCCTGA
- a CDS encoding ABC transporter substrate-binding protein: MTNSPIGRRALLRGAAALAALPALAACGTGTSRSTGASVSTGSGAKTVAVRNSGGAYGEALKKAIYDPFTKETGITVQVANLDGAQVLAQINQGRPQVDLIDNSMMDHAKFVRENALEKLDLDRIKNLKTAQLPENLITEYAVAHSFYAQCMAYRTDAFGGRTPESWADFWDAKAFQGGRSMCNPDADLPELEFALLADGVAMDQLYPLDVDRAFKAMDRIRSDVKKYWDSGPLPGMLLTRQEVTMTTVWHGRLADLLKQGVPVAAQLNGARRQFQGYSISKGAPNLDAAYQLFDYSMSPDVQARLATTYPTNPSSPLAYDKISEEVRNGLAGAPQYYDKGFDADTDWWLKNEEAVSKRWLGWARG; the protein is encoded by the coding sequence ATGACAAATTCACCGATCGGAAGGCGGGCGCTGTTGCGCGGCGCTGCCGCGCTCGCCGCCCTGCCGGCGCTCGCCGCCTGCGGCACCGGCACCAGCCGCTCCACTGGTGCCAGCGTCTCCACCGGCTCGGGCGCCAAGACGGTGGCCGTCCGCAACAGTGGCGGGGCCTACGGCGAGGCCCTCAAGAAGGCGATCTACGACCCGTTCACCAAGGAGACCGGCATCACCGTCCAGGTCGCCAACCTCGACGGCGCACAGGTGCTGGCCCAGATCAACCAGGGTCGCCCCCAGGTCGACCTCATCGACAACTCGATGATGGACCACGCCAAGTTCGTCCGCGAGAACGCCCTGGAGAAGCTGGACCTCGACCGGATCAAGAACCTCAAGACCGCCCAGCTGCCCGAGAATCTGATCACCGAGTACGCCGTCGCCCACAGCTTCTACGCCCAGTGCATGGCCTACCGCACCGACGCCTTCGGCGGGCGCACGCCGGAGTCCTGGGCCGACTTCTGGGACGCCAAGGCTTTCCAGGGCGGCCGCTCGATGTGCAACCCGGACGCCGACCTGCCCGAGCTGGAGTTCGCGCTGCTGGCCGACGGCGTCGCGATGGACCAGCTGTACCCGCTGGATGTGGACCGCGCCTTCAAGGCGATGGATCGGATCAGGTCCGACGTCAAGAAGTACTGGGACAGCGGCCCGCTGCCCGGCATGCTGCTCACCCGCCAGGAGGTGACGATGACCACCGTCTGGCATGGCCGCCTGGCCGACCTGCTCAAGCAGGGGGTCCCGGTCGCGGCCCAGCTGAACGGCGCCCGCCGCCAGTTCCAGGGCTACTCCATCTCCAAGGGCGCACCCAACCTGGACGCCGCCTACCAGCTCTTCGACTACTCGATGAGTCCCGACGTCCAGGCCCGCCTGGCCACGACCTACCCGACGAACCCCTCCTCCCCCCTCGCCTACGACAAGATCAGCGAAGAGGTCCGCAACGGCCTGGCCGGTGCGCCGCAGTACTACGACAAGGGCTTCGACGCCGACACCGACTGGTGGCTGAAGAACGAAGAGGCCGTCAGCAAGCGGTGGCTGGGGTGGGCTCGTGGCTGA
- a CDS encoding succinylglutamate desuccinylase/aspartoacylase family protein, whose protein sequence is MTYTIGPVSCAPGERVQGLIPVGVSTYGVELGIPLIVVNGAEPGPVLCVDGGVHGDEYDGMEAVRRVLAETDPATLRGTLVGIPCVNTPAFEAAARTSGLDHANLNRIFPGDPDGSYSLRLAATFVEQVIPAVDALVDLHTGGAYGEIAPLTIVQGGYEELATGIGLAAGHPLIWKGGKWGGTARLSALQAGKPAITVEVGGGTYREETVALHVRSVRNIMRHLGMIDGQAELLDTYTEVSGTFARTAAGGFFLGHADPGEECKQGDLIGRVVDHYGATLEEIRAPQDGIVLWVRRIRTVRTGDEVVIFGAVEGELRP, encoded by the coding sequence GTGACATACACCATCGGCCCGGTGAGCTGCGCACCCGGAGAGCGCGTCCAGGGTCTCATCCCCGTCGGCGTCAGCACGTACGGCGTCGAGCTGGGCATCCCGCTGATCGTGGTCAACGGCGCCGAGCCCGGTCCGGTCCTGTGCGTGGACGGCGGCGTGCACGGCGACGAATACGACGGTATGGAGGCCGTCCGCCGCGTCCTCGCCGAGACCGACCCGGCCACGCTGCGCGGGACCCTCGTCGGCATCCCCTGTGTGAACACCCCCGCCTTCGAGGCCGCCGCCCGCACCAGCGGCCTGGATCACGCCAACCTCAACCGCATCTTCCCCGGCGACCCCGACGGCTCCTACTCGCTGCGGCTGGCCGCCACGTTCGTCGAGCAGGTCATCCCGGCCGTGGACGCCCTGGTCGACCTGCACACCGGCGGCGCGTACGGCGAGATCGCGCCGCTCACCATCGTCCAGGGCGGCTACGAGGAGCTGGCCACCGGCATCGGCCTGGCCGCCGGCCACCCGCTGATCTGGAAGGGCGGCAAGTGGGGCGGCACCGCCCGCCTGTCGGCGCTGCAGGCCGGCAAGCCCGCCATCACTGTCGAGGTCGGCGGCGGCACCTACCGCGAGGAGACGGTCGCCCTGCACGTGCGCTCCGTCCGCAACATCATGCGGCACCTCGGCATGATCGACGGCCAAGCGGAACTGCTCGACACGTACACGGAGGTCAGCGGCACCTTCGCGCGCACGGCCGCCGGCGGTTTCTTCCTCGGCCACGCCGACCCCGGCGAGGAGTGCAAGCAGGGCGATCTCATCGGCCGCGTCGTCGACCACTACGGCGCCACCCTGGAGGAGATCCGCGCCCCGCAGGACGGCATCGTGCTGTGGGTGCGCCGCATCCGCACCGTCCGCACCGGTGACGAGGTCGTCATCTTCGGCGCGGTCGAAGGGGAGCTCCGGCCGTGA